gttacttattatactaaagggtataataaagagtatctttatatataagttcgctaatcagcttatattattaactaagataaactatactttatatattataaaacctttttataataagtttaaaattggttaagtaaaataaagtactattataaaaggtttacGACTCTtagactaaattatatttagtttttaaatacgtataataagcttttactatttagatttaagatttatactaatattaatacttattcgcagtttattatatagttctatataggggtttttatttatatattttaaaatatacttatataatattttattattatttaataatagggatttatattattacgagttcgtttagattaagggaaagaaaccgtttttatatttagtatttattattaccttttataatactatttaataataaaaagtctaattatattccgtaattactagatctttagtaaaagtatttataacgttaagattaagagttagtaaaatcgtctttattaaaataaattagtatattaataagtaagtaatatatatcttagtatatataagtatacttacgtttataaaaatacttctaactacttaagttctaaaggctattttatataaatatactctttaactagattatacttctatttatatatatattactaattcgttctaattttattaactttatataaatttagaactcttatcgaatttattattaaaaaggtcgcccttacgttatttttaattagttataataactatattattaacttatattacgaattatataaaactttatatagctaattaactaagactaagtttaataattattaaatactatttagaatagtaataatttaaatatatatcttctttaaactactttataaatttataccttaattattaagggctccctaactatattagctaaaaatacgaagtttagcgaggctaattatccttattttaaagcatattaatatttttatatttatttaaaatagtatatacgtaataagctttaactaaaagttattttatttagtaaactatagagtagtattatataagttaagtagagattagaaaactttagaattaattttaaaatattaaatagcttcgtaattacgagtaatactaaagataaagaggaattataaatataattatagtttattctaaactatttattaataaaaatactcgtttctatccttataatatactaagttatttattattgtaaactttatcttcttattaaactattataatctcgttttttttatcgtttttatcctttttaacttttttcttagcttttacttctttcttaacgatcttcttttcttatttaactaataattcctccttaatctttattattagtttaatactaatacttattaaaagctatgtttttaaaatatttttatacgtcgttttgcttaaagttttagttataattagttttatacgaccttttcccttttttactaactaaggtttaataattaataacttaattctaatttaaaaaataataaaaagttagtaattatcttttttatataaaatcgtaattttAAAGAGGAATCTCTCTAAATTTATAACTTCGtacgctattttataatattctaaaatattataaggattttttatattaattagaaatactatttactttattaaaagaatttattaatttactataaaatataaaataataaatcgtattatatcttaatataaaataaacgttaagacgtaattaaactaaacttttttaataaacttcttaataatttagatattaatataagtcgttatttagaaattattaagttcgtttttaaaaaaggatgtgttatataatataataaaaatattaattattaataattactttagcttttttatttatttattaaatactttattcctactcttttaagcttataaaaagagattttattaatattaaagcttatacgtttatatattattattatataaaaaaagcagagcttatataagtattattattaatcggtcgttttaaaatagctttataaaaaagtattataaggttaattagtttagtaacgtcttatatagaaactagaagttattataaatttatattataatatttataagcgagctattagtttaataacttaagtaaaaagtaatttttatttataaaagggtaaaaaataataattatttttataataaagttataaaaaaaagaattttttttatatcggggtacgatattatataattttatatactattatacggtttaatatattacgaaattaaagtattttttaagttataaatctttataacccctatttataggttattatactaatctaGACCTTATCCTAGGTAGTAAGGTAActataaaatacgatttctactttaatatatgaaaaaagtgttttagcggagtgcctcttgcagtctgccgtagtGCCCCTCCACGCCTTTAGGTAAGGGAAGGAAGACATACCCCGCAACCCCTCATTGCCAGCCATTGTTGATAAGATAAGAAATTAAGGGTTGTTGAAGTTGAAGGTAAGGTTCCTTGAGGTAGGCGCcgcggtagctaaagtactGTGTACCTATCTCTTCTATCTACCTACCCATTCAATATCTGATCTTGGAGAATGGTCACCATCACACTGATACCTACTGCCCATACGAATGCCTTTGCCTAAGGTACTTCATTGAACCACATGGTTGACGCTAGATAAAGACCGACAATAGATGTCTGATCGAAAACCTACGCAAGTCGACAGGTAGGCAGTTGGCAGTGCAGGTGCACGCCAGGACATTTGATGAGCGAGCGAGGTAATTGTCCGTCATTGCACGGATACAGTAATACTCTATATTAGTACGACTATCTCATTACTCGGAAAAGACTGACAATGACTCTTGCGTGGTCCCACCTGGCATGGCAACGTGCCGACTCCGAAGTTGGTGACTGGGTTGAAGGTAATGAGCATCGATCGAGAGGAGCTACTTTTCGGCTTGGTGACAGGAGCAGCGGGCCCAATCCCACCCTTTTCTGAGGACAACATTGAGTGAAGTATCTTCAATGACTGAGTCCGTGTACGGAAAGTCTGCTCAGGTGTAGTCGAACGACTGCCGTAAGGCATATTATGGCACCTACGATTGCCCTACCTAAAGTACCAAGTGTTCCCAGTTCCCTACCATACCGTATTGTACCTAAGGTACTTGGTGTCATGCGAAGCAAGGTATGTATGCATATATCCGAACCTCGAGGAGAGTTAGTGACGGGCTGACGGCTACGGATGGGGATgtggatgggatgggatggcgTCCGGTGTGCCCGCCCGCCCATCCATGCCTTGTTCTACCCCCCGCCTTTCCCTCCCTGTCCTGGCCCGTTGTTCGACAGCATGGTCCAGCCCAGCCTAGCCCTCAGCACGTCGTCGAGGCCGGTGACAGGAAACCAATCGAGTTACGTACTTTTGCCTGTCTGCGATTGAAATTTTATATAGTGCAAGTACGCTGCTGACCCTTTACCTACCCTCCCGTCACAAGCCCCCCAACCCTCTTTCTTGATCATTCGTCTATGAATCCAGGGCTATCCTATCCACCCCTCGCAGAGAAAGCCATGTCTTTACGCCCTGCCAAGACACCAGTCCGAGTATCGAGTATTGTTGCACTGCAGATCCAACCAATTTGAATACACCATGAAGTTTGCACACGACTTCAAGGAAACGCTTAGGCGCCAAGGTTAGTGTACCACATGTCATTATTTTTACGGATATTTCCCTCTCATATCCTTCCTGTTCGTCTCATCTCAGACACTCTGTGAGACTGAATGCGATTTTTCTCTCAAACAACTAAAAAATGACGATACATTGTCTGACGCTGCTCAATTTCAGACTTTCCACCCCACTGGATTGATCAGGCCATCCCTTATGGCCAGCTAAAGAAGGTTCTCAAACGCGTCGCCAGGGAACTCAACGATCTGGGGCTTGATCCCGAGACTCTACGCCAACTTCTCGACCCGGCTAATGATTCGCCACTGGCCGCCAAATACCGCCTCAATGGTAAACTCTCTCTGCCCTCTCCCATGTAACGGTGTTCGCATTACCGCCACCCCGTACGCCCCTACCACAAGCATAAGGGCTAATTCGCACACAGCTGCCGGGAACTCAAAGTTGCTGAGACCAAAGCTGACTGTTTTGGTGCACATGCGCGACGGTAATGCCGTTGATGCATCACTAACGCCTGCATCCCGTTCCCTCATTGAACGCATCGCCGCCTTGCAGTCCCACGATCCAGCTCAACCGATCCCGGCTGCAGCTCCCGAAGACAACGTACCAACCAAGTCGCCAGCCTCGTCTGCTGAGTCTCTTGCTAATGCTGAGACTGAGTTGTCAGACACCCAGAGATGTCTACAGGTCGAAGGCCAGTCATCGCCAACAGAGCACTATGAGCGTATCGAAGTTCCACTTGTCTTTGATAGTGAGTTCTTTGACATTCTGCAGAGCGATGTCAACAACCTGGATGCACTTCAGGCAAAGGAAGAAAAGGCCATGGTGACGGAGATCGTTGCCTTGAGACAGGAGATTTCACATCTGACGAAACCCAGTCGCCTCTCCAAAAGCGACCTTGCGAGGTGGCGAGCCATTTTCGAGCTGTACCTCGACGCCCAGGTCTTCTTCTCAACCAACGAGCAAGACCACGGGTCCAGAACCAGTCAGACGGCTGCGAAGCAGCTCCAGTGGTTCCAAGAGGAAATCACAAAGAGGAATCTCGTCAAATCCTTCAAGATTGCCGAGAGTCGCGAAGCCCTGGTTCGCTTCTTAAGTCTTAACGCCGTTCTCCTCAAAAACTTGCAGTTCCAGGAAATCAACCAGGTTGCCATCTACAAAATTCTTAAGAGTGAGCCTCGCCCCTTATCAATATCGGTTTCAATCTAGTTTGATTGCGCAAGCGAAGCTGATTCACGGCAGAATTCGACAAACGTACCTGCCTAGGTGTTTCGAAATCCTTTCCAATTCAAGTCCACTCCGACAAGCTGCTGGCCGACTCCGTGGCGAAAGACATTTGCGCCCAAATGTCCACCGATTTAGTGTCAGTCGTACCGCAGATTAGTGATTATTTGTGTCCAATCTGCTTCGCTATTGCCTATAGGCCTGTCCGGCTAGCCTGCCAACATATATTTTGCATCCGGTGCATTGTCAAGATCCAAAGGCGGAACGAGAAGCACTGCCCTTTGTGTAGAGCAGACACCGTCATGAGGGCGTCCGCGGGTGAGTAGACCTAGTTTGCTGATGCAAAGTGCACACTGACTCACACTAATGATTGCAGATAATCTGGATATCCAACTAGAGAGATACATGCGCAAGTACTTCCCCAAGGAGGCCAAGGAGAAGCAGCGAGCCAACGAGATTGAACGAGGCATTGAGGACTATGGTCCTGAGTACGTGCACTCTGAATGCTCTGTTATGTAGATGCTGTCGTGTTttattttcttcttctttgctTTCCTATAGATTTCTTAGAGATACCCTTGCCGGTTGTAGGTTGAGCTTTCGGTTGCAACGAGACTTGAATGTGGGAGATTCTTGTGGTCGTTGCTGGCGAGCACCTCTTCGTTACTCTCCAGATTCTTGTCATCTTTTGGCTTCCGTGTGCCTCCGCATCCAGCTACCCATTAATGCTCCAGTCCTACTAAGTTTATTGTGCAACTCAATCATCTTGTGACTTTTCGACTGCTCGAAGAGCACTGGTGAAAATCTTTTGCAGCTCATCCTTCTCCTCCAGGCCGACACTGACGCGGATGAGGTCCGGATCAACACCCAGACCAGCGGCCCAGTCGAGCTCTTGGTAATGGGCCAGCAGTACATAAGGCGATGTCAGAGTAAAGTTCGTACCCAGACTTGGGCCCTTAGCCGTCTCAATGGCGTCGAAAAAGGCAATGGCGTGGGCCGTCTTGTGAAACGTGACCGACAGAAGCCCGCCATAACCCCCACCAGGCAATTTGCAGAGATCGTAGTTGGTTCTCGTCGGATTTACTCTCGGGTAGTAAACACATTTTACCAGCGGATGGGCCGAGAGGATGTCGCAAATTGTCTCGGAACTCTCGTTGATGCGCTCAATACGCGATGCAAAGTCGCGGCTGTTACGCTCCATGAAAACGACGTCCTCTGGCCAGTACGTATCTTCCAGATCCTCGATCCAAGCACCCTTCAGGGCCTGATAGTACTTGCCGCTTGGATTCAGGATGGCACTGCCGCCCATGACGTTGCAGTCGCCCGAGAATATCTTGGTCAGACTGCTTACGACTATGTCTGCGTATTGTAGCACGTCAATGTTGATGAAGCTGCCGATGGTCTCGTCCACAACGACGCCGAAATCGTACTTGTCTGCGAGGGTACGGATCCGCGCCAAGTTGGGGCAAGTTAGGAGAGGATTGCCGGGAAATTCACAAAAGAGCGCCAGGAAGCGCTCGCCACTCTCTAGGCGCTTTTCGAGATCGTCAAGATCATCCTCTGAAGCGCGCCCATAGAAGAGACAGCCGGGACCAAACTTTTGTAGGATCTTGAGCGTATCGACGTAGGGGAAGCCAAAGTTGACAGATTGGAGGTCGCCCCTAGCGCGCAGCATGGCCCGGTGGGCGTTGTAGATGGCATTCATGCCACATGGAAACAAGTATACGTCGCTTTCTTGCAGGTCCTTTTGGTTTCTCGCGTTTTCTCCCATGGGAGGCAGTGAGCTGATGCTGGCCTCCATGTCGGCAGCCATGGCGCCCGCAATTCTACGCTTAATGGCCGACCTGGCGCGCTCGACGAGGGACAGGTCGAGGTTACGGCCAAAGCGTTCCTCGAGAAAGCGTAGGCTTTCTTGCGTTTCAAACGCACTCTGGGGGTTCACCTTGGCTGCTGGGTGGTGAGCCGTCTTGGTGTCGTCGATGGAAGATGGGCGATGGTATCTCTTCGGACCTCTGTGGGCTTTTCCCACTGGGGAGTTGGGCCTTGCCACGGGAACGAAGAGGCCCTCCTTCAATAGACCATGACAGAATTCCGCTCTTCGGCTTGAGATTCCGTCTCCTGTATGCTGCCAGTACTGCTTGGCAAAGGGGAATACCTCGGGGGCATACACCACGGCAGAGACAGTGGGTGACAGGGAGCGCAGGAGCGGTGAGATATCCTTGGTCATGTCGAGCCCGAAATCAATGACGGTGGCACCGGCAGAAATTGAGGCATCTGCATGTTTCTTTACAAAGGCCAGGCACCTTCTCGCAATACGAGGGGTGGGAAACAACATGGCTTTCTGACCCGAAGGGCCATGTTGGGCAATCAGATCTTCAGCCAAGGCTACAATGCTCCTATGAATGAAGAATCTTGACAGAAAAATAGTCTCAGCCGGGAACAAAGAGTTGACAAGGAAGAAGAGGCTTACCTGGGGTAACCGGTGGTCATCTTATCGACGACCCATGATTCTCCCTCTTCATAGCCGACATTTGCCTTCCACGTAGGAAGCTGAACGCTCACTGCCTACGCAGGCTGTTAGCAACGACGTCACACATGGCTCTGAACAAGGAAAGGGAACCACATGGAAGTGGCTTCGGCGTACATGAGCAGTGTCTGGCGGGATGGACTGTCCCAATTCCAGAGCGGGCATTGTGACAATCTTGACTTGTGCTTTTTATCTACGTGAACTGTACAATGTGTTAGACCTCATTTAAAAGCGTGTGTGTTATGACCAGTGATCGACTTGCTCTGTATTTCACCGAGGTGATGTGGTGTGGGCTTTTATGCGTCGTTGATCTGTATGAGAATGAGATGAGTCAAGTAGGCTGGAGTTTGAATTGGACAAGATGTGGGTCAAGGCCGGTGCAGAGGTGGCTAAAGTAGGTAAGGTATCACGCAAGAGCCCTCCACTCGTACagttttctttctttctttctttctccctctctctctccttctCTCTCCCGCACTCACTAGTATTGTTTATCTCTGACTCTCCCTCTTTCCATGTGTGGGATCGCACTGAGATTTCAAGTAGTCTAAAATGGGTACAAGGTATTGAAAATGGTGGCCCTGCCCAGTAGTTGTCGATGAAAATATGCTGTCAATTGCGAATCTCATCAGATTTACCTCCAGTGTCCATGTCCCCGGTTTGCCGGCACTTGACTCGATGTGGGTGATTAGAAGTCAGTATCCGTAGAAATCTGCCAAATCCCCAAAGGATAACTTTTAGTGGAGCGACGTGGGATTGAGAGTCTGTGACTGGTAATTGTTGGTCTATGCCGTGGCATGCGGGGCGCCGAGGATCGGAGTGATGCCCCGCGAGGGGCATTTTATTCGTCTCTACCTGCTGTCTCTCTACCTTACGCAATACGGATACCTACATATAGTACCTTTCTAACATACCTAGGACCTCAGACCCAAAGCCCAAATATTTGAACTTCTTGAAAGTAAGGTAAGTGAATTTGGGCATCTACGACGTGATATCTACCAAGCGAAAGGTATCATAGCAGACCCAAAAACAGAATTGGTTTCCCTCGAGCCCTCACCTCAAGCCTCAAGCCCCAAGCCCCAAACAGACAGCGTTAAGATATCGGATAATACTATTGGTGACGGTGATAACCAAACAGTCCATAGCTTTGGTCCAGCCTGTCATCTAACCAGACTATCCATTAATCAAGAGCTGAGGAACACTAGTCGACACCGGTCTAGCATTTCTACAAACTTGGCCCAAGACACGAAAACACCTACACGCATTCAAGAACTTGGTAGACCTCCGTGGAAGCCCATGTCAGCGAGATCAGCCTTGTGAAGAGCTTTTCTAGTATCTATCCCAGCGTTGAGCAGTCCCCAAGCAAGCAAAAGTATCTCAACATGACTCCCATATGTCACAATCATTTCCGTATTGCCCCGGCTTCAGCCTCATCTGGTCGTCATCATCCTTTGTAAATAGAACAACTGCCATGCCATGCATCCGTATCCGTGCCTAAATCGTAAAAGCCAGCCTTCAAATAAGAAAAATATGTTGCAATAACATCGGCACTCGTTCTGTGCGGCCGAGTAATCTGTTGATAATTTTGAGTCGCTCGACATTGGAGGTCTTGCCAGCCCCGATAGCTGTATCAAAAGGTTCCGGTGGAAGACAATCCACTGCGTTTCTCCATCTCGTTAATGATACTGACGCCTGCTGGTCTTGCTGCCGATACAGCTGATACTATCACTTGGTGCTACGCTGATGGCGTCATCTTCCCAGGCACTACGACCACTGTCAATGCGGCTCTTTGGCGGAGGAGGGCCGCGTGCCGACACATAGGTCGGTGCTCGCGTGGCAGGGGGGTAGGCGAAGACGGGTTGAGTGTTTCGAACCGCCGTTGGAGCTCTACTTGGAGCTCTGGTTGGAGCTCTGCTCGGTGCTCTGCTGGGTGCCTTGCTAGGGACAACAGTAGCCGGCGCCGCCTGAGTGGGTGCCATGCTCGGGGCTCGGCTGGGTGCCACAGTAGGAGCTCTGCTACGCACAACAGTCGGAGGCCTGCTAGGCGCCCTGCTCGGCGCCCTGCTCGGCGCCATGCTCGGCGCCTTGGTGGGTGCGCGGC
The Colletotrichum lupini chromosome 6, complete sequence DNA segment above includes these coding regions:
- a CDS encoding cystathionine gamma-synthase; the protein is MTPYFDVSHLPSSTSFYSAIFQSLGIHYISTDSQTAPPDANASANEGADTDSKTAITTSGPGRLPSTVTYGILSPLTPIFQIREARNSSEPLKLSRAVFSAPSPTAVTDFHAFAVRANPNLLSSVPADHFTRPALITQSGDIHRATVTDLDGNTMEVVYQPPPNYPPSYAGSTVRKTQSTTEEAGRILDWNYDVAASEPPPPPSVSGSATAGTFSSVFAMAARSGSFPGNEPPYTMLRRSVTTSVIESPTKRDEIPSQPSPSSGGIATNTLVGSLLGAAVGAAAGAAVTYGMMRKERARAPRQEFDGSGAAPPFQRRSTFPDQYTDPQAGRYVEVERTVEKIRYPEAYPALSDNRAPPQYMAKYSQVGARSRAADDLYDDTRSRHSSRYQLERGSSVRSRSQAAVPRTAPLMLTDYEHQSNAGSRHSMASRSAVPRTIVDDAGTYVSARSGRSQSTIRPPPPTVETILSGRSQAPSRAPSRAPTMAPSLVPSRAPTKAPSMAPSRAPSRAPSRPPTVVRSRAPTVAPSRAPSMAPTQAAPATVVPSKAPSRAPSRAPTRAPSRAPTAVRNTQPVFAYPPATRAPTYVSARGPPPPKSRIDSGRSAWEDDAISVAPSDSISCIGSKTSRPIGAGKTSNVERLKIINRLLGRTERARIRMHGMAVVLFTKDDDDQMRLKPGQYGNDYTRKALHKADLADMGFHGGLPSWTKAMDCLVITVTNSIIRYLNAMPKFTYLTFKKFKYLGFGSEVLETNKMPLAGHHSDPRRPACHGIDQQLPVTDSQSHSSAGKPGTWTLEVNLMRFAIDSIFSSTTTGQGHHFQYLVPILDYLKSQSTTHKSPHHITSVKYRAIHVDKKHKSRLSQCPLWNWDSPSRQTLLMYAEATSMWFPFLVQSHAVSVQLPTWKANVGYEEGESWVVDKMTTGYPRFFIHRSIVALAEDLIAQHGPSGQKAMLFPTPRIARRCLAFVKKHADASISAGATVIDFGLDMTKDISPLLRSLSPTVSAVVYAPEVFPFAKQYWQHTGDGISSRRAEFCHGLLKEGLFVPVARPNSPVGKAHRGPKRYHRPSSIDDTKTAHHPAAKVNPQSAFETQESLRFLEERFGRNLDLSLVERARSAIKRRIAGAMAADMEASISSLPPMGENARNQKDLQESDVYLFPCGMNAIYNAHRAMLRARGDLQSVNFGFPYVDTLKILQKFGPGCLFYGRASEDDLDDLEKRLESGERFLALFCEFPGNPLLTCPNLARIRTLADKYDFGVVVDETIGSFINIDVLQYADIVVSSLTKIFSGDCNVMGGSAILNPSGKYYQALKGAWIEDLEDTYWPEDVVFMERNSRDFASRIERINESSETICDILSAHPLVKCVYYPRVNPTRTNYDLCKLPGGGYGGLLSVTFHKTAHAIAFFDAIETAKGPSLGTNFTLTSPYVLLAHYQELDWAAGLGVDPDLIRVSVGLEEKDELQKIFTSALRAVEKSQDD